A genomic segment from Nodularia sphaerocarpa UHCC 0038 encodes:
- a CDS encoding HsdM family class I SAM-dependent methyltransferase, which produces MITLQDLQRELWSASEILRADFSVSDYNKYLLRLLFLKHLSDVFEERAEGIEQTRGNRGLAWNKQKDLDLFVPECSRWSYLQCVDKNIGDALNIASKAIEYKNPHLERIFTSIDFENQHNYFASEENDKILRQLIKRFSYISLGYSKLAEPDILGKACEYLIEKSVVDAGKAGGAFYTPDKIAKLLVHLLGIEKGMRICDPVCGVGGFLVEYANYIKQMGLNLENVSFYGQEINLETWVMAKINLLLHGIFDCDIRLGDTIRDPQLLKDRELMLFDRVIANPPFNLKNWGYERDGFDVYYRFRYGVPPKSNGDFAFIQHILATLEKTGKAAIIVVNGVLFRGGNEGLIRQRIIKEDLIEAVISLAPNLFYYTSIPSDILIFNRYKLEKHKNKVLFIDASSKYEKIGNQNYLQSEHITDIVTGYQDFTDKEGYAKVVSLQEIADNDYILNINRYVLPPKSEKDKLDIEAEIIKLRQLEAERVEAENEMNRYLGELGVKL; this is translated from the coding sequence ATGATAACGTTACAGGATTTGCAAAGAGAACTTTGGAGTGCTTCCGAAATTTTACGCGCTGATTTTAGTGTCAGCGATTATAACAAATATCTACTTAGGTTATTGTTTCTGAAGCATTTATCTGATGTATTTGAGGAAAGGGCTGAAGGAATTGAACAGACAAGAGGTAATCGAGGTTTAGCATGGAACAAACAAAAAGACCTCGATTTATTTGTGCCTGAGTGTTCTCGTTGGAGTTATTTGCAGTGTGTGGATAAAAATATTGGTGATGCACTTAATATAGCGTCTAAAGCGATTGAATATAAAAACCCACATTTGGAGAGAATTTTTACCAGTATTGACTTTGAAAATCAACATAATTATTTTGCTTCAGAAGAGAATGATAAGATACTGCGTCAATTAATTAAGCGCTTTTCGTATATCAGTCTTGGTTATAGTAAACTTGCTGAACCAGATATATTGGGAAAGGCTTGCGAATACCTAATTGAAAAATCTGTGGTTGATGCTGGTAAAGCAGGTGGAGCATTCTATACACCAGATAAGATAGCAAAATTGCTAGTTCATCTCCTGGGGATAGAAAAGGGAATGAGAATTTGTGATCCTGTCTGTGGAGTTGGTGGATTTCTAGTTGAATATGCCAATTATATAAAACAGATGGGATTAAATCTAGAAAATGTATCCTTCTATGGGCAAGAAATAAACTTAGAAACTTGGGTCATGGCCAAAATAAATTTATTATTGCATGGCATTTTTGATTGTGATATCCGATTGGGAGACACAATTCGTGACCCTCAGCTATTAAAAGACAGGGAATTGATGCTTTTTGATAGGGTGATTGCGAACCCGCCGTTTAATCTTAAGAATTGGGGTTATGAGAGAGATGGCTTTGATGTTTATTATCGGTTTCGATATGGTGTACCGCCCAAAAGTAATGGTGACTTTGCCTTTATTCAACACATATTAGCTACATTGGAAAAAACTGGAAAAGCCGCAATAATAGTAGTAAATGGGGTATTGTTTCGGGGAGGAAATGAAGGTTTAATTCGTCAAAGGATTATTAAAGAAGACTTAATTGAAGCTGTGATTAGTCTTGCCCCTAATTTATTTTATTATACTAGTATTCCTTCTGATATTTTGATTTTTAATCGATATAAACTAGAAAAACACAAAAATAAAGTCTTATTTATTGACGCTAGTAGTAAATACGAAAAGATTGGCAATCAAAATTATTTACAATCAGAACACATTACTGATATTGTCACTGGCTATCAAGATTTTACAGATAAAGAAGGGTATGCTAAGGTAGTTTCTCTTCAAGAGATAGCAGACAATGATTATATCTTGAACATCAATCGCTATGTGCTACCTCCCAAATCCGAAAAGGATAAACTTGATATTGAGGCAGAAATTATTAAGCTACGCCAATTAGAGGCTGAACGTGTTGAAGCCGAGAATGAGATGAATCGATACCTGGGTGAACTGGGAGTAAAATTATAA
- a CDS encoding restriction endonuclease subunit S, with product MSNPVLPLEQLVKIYQGVTLNRYQDDQGSQERIINSRNLENIYIDNDLSMLKLDSSKLSQYRLHIDDVVIAIRGTPLKASVVTDKVQGSLASQNLAVLRPTAQINPIYLAVFMRSKWLEKHLVTLYSQSSGTQLLKISQLRALEIPLPHLNKQNKLAELFLAAERYTKITLETLEIRNSLTQSIFSQILEGEQ from the coding sequence ATGTCTAATCCTGTTTTGCCTCTCGAACAGTTGGTGAAAATATATCAAGGAGTTACGCTTAACCGTTACCAAGACGATCAAGGTTCACAAGAACGGATCATTAACTCGCGGAATCTTGAAAATATATATATAGACAATGACCTAAGTATGCTTAAACTTGACTCATCTAAACTTTCTCAGTACAGATTACACATTGATGACGTAGTTATTGCAATTCGAGGAACTCCCCTAAAGGCATCAGTGGTAACAGATAAAGTACAAGGTAGCTTGGCAAGTCAAAACTTAGCCGTTTTGCGTCCAACGGCACAAATTAATCCAATTTATTTGGCTGTGTTTATGCGTTCAAAATGGTTAGAAAAGCATCTTGTTACTTTATACAGCCAATCTAGCGGAACTCAGTTATTGAAAATTTCCCAGTTACGCGCTCTTGAGATACCATTACCTCATCTAAATAAACAAAATAAATTAGCCGAACTTTTTTTAGCTGCTGAACGTTATACCAAAATTACCTTAGAGACACTAGAAATAAGGAATAGCTTAACTCAATCAATTTTTTCTCAAATCTTAGAAGGAGAACAATGA
- a CDS encoding GlsB/YeaQ/YmgE family stress response membrane protein, whose product MNILAWIALGLIAGAIAKAIYPGHQGGGILGTILLGIIGAFIGGSLGVFFTTGTFALTAPTLSITGIILAVIGAIVAVFLWNLLTSRSAT is encoded by the coding sequence ATGAACATTCTTGCATGGATTGCTTTAGGTTTAATTGCTGGTGCGATCGCCAAGGCTATTTACCCCGGACATCAAGGTGGTGGGATTTTAGGAACAATCTTACTGGGAATTATCGGCGCTTTTATTGGTGGTAGCTTGGGGGTATTTTTTACTACAGGAACCTTTGCCCTAACTGCTCCTACTCTCAGTATTACAGGTATCATCTTGGCGGTAATTGGTGCAATAGTGGCTGTTTTCTTGTGGAACTTGTTAACTTCTCGCAGTGCTACATAA
- a CDS encoding tetratricopeptide repeat protein yields MNADEFFQQGFNNHLQGDYPEAIANYTQAIQLHPDYAEAYYNLGIILSAELKDYHGAIANFEQAIDINPQFAEAYCNRANARYFLGDYEGAIADHDQAIEIKPNFAQSYHSRGNAYLALEYYDQAIADYQQAIENSPELATQINCDIAKALHNRGVWRCNCGDNQGAIADFQQALQWHPDFAPAYSSKGNIYHILGKYQQAIAEHDRALQINPNLAEVYHNRGNARYALQDNQGAIKDYNQALKINPNFAEAYYNRGLVYSRLKDFQPALADFNQALTLNPDDVQAYSERGLIREALGDYHQALEDYSQALQKNPTLALVYGFRANVRRLLGDYQGAIDDSNQSIKLHPHLAQGYCDRATTRRIQGDYQGAIQDYTIALEINSNLVAAYYGRGIAYEILQDFVAAVADNTQAIQLFPEFSPAYCNRGNAYRFLGDEKQAMADYNQALEINPDLIEAYYNRACLCYALKDYQGAVADYTQALQRNPQSATFYSDRANARYALEDYQGAITDYNQALAIDPSRAEDWYDRGRSLSILGELSAGLADLNQALQRQPYWASAYMLRADIRLRLADYQGAIADFQNSADIYQRDGNIDYYQQIMEAIAQIEHSSSL; encoded by the coding sequence ATGAATGCTGACGAATTTTTCCAACAGGGATTTAATAATCATTTGCAAGGGGACTATCCAGAAGCCATAGCAAATTATACTCAGGCTATTCAGCTACATCCAGACTACGCGGAAGCTTACTACAACCTGGGTATCATTCTCAGCGCTGAACTTAAAGATTATCATGGGGCGATCGCCAATTTTGAGCAAGCAATAGACATTAATCCCCAGTTTGCTGAAGCATATTGCAACCGAGCAAATGCACGTTACTTTTTAGGCGATTATGAAGGTGCGATCGCTGATCATGATCAAGCCATAGAAATTAAGCCCAATTTTGCCCAATCTTACCACAGCCGGGGTAATGCCTACTTAGCTTTAGAATATTACGATCAAGCGATCGCAGATTATCAGCAAGCTATCGAAAATAGTCCTGAGTTAGCTACCCAAATCAACTGCGATATTGCCAAAGCTTTACATAATCGCGGTGTGTGGCGTTGCAATTGCGGCGATAATCAAGGAGCGATCGCTGATTTTCAACAAGCTTTACAATGGCATCCTGATTTTGCCCCAGCTTACAGCAGTAAGGGTAATATTTATCATATTTTAGGCAAGTATCAGCAAGCGATCGCCGAACATGACCGCGCTTTACAAATAAATCCCAATTTAGCTGAAGTTTACCATAATCGAGGTAATGCCCGCTATGCTCTACAAGACAATCAGGGTGCGATCAAAGATTACAATCAGGCGCTAAAAATTAACCCCAACTTTGCTGAAGCATACTACAATCGGGGTCTTGTTTATTCTCGCCTCAAAGATTTTCAGCCAGCATTGGCTGACTTTAACCAAGCGCTGACACTCAACCCTGATGATGTCCAAGCATATTCTGAACGGGGTTTGATTCGAGAAGCATTAGGAGATTATCACCAAGCCCTTGAAGACTATAGCCAAGCATTACAAAAAAATCCCACCTTAGCTTTAGTATACGGCTTTCGCGCTAATGTTCGTCGCCTGTTAGGAGATTATCAAGGCGCAATTGATGATAGTAATCAATCTATAAAACTTCATCCTCATCTAGCTCAAGGATATTGCGATCGCGCTACAACCCGTCGTATTCAGGGAGATTATCAAGGAGCAATTCAAGATTATACCATAGCATTAGAAATTAATAGTAATTTAGTTGCCGCTTATTACGGAAGAGGTATTGCTTACGAAATTTTACAAGATTTCGTCGCAGCAGTCGCAGATAACACTCAAGCAATACAGCTGTTTCCGGAATTTTCCCCAGCTTACTGCAATCGGGGTAATGCTTATCGTTTTTTGGGAGATGAAAAGCAGGCAATGGCAGATTATAATCAAGCATTAGAAATAAATCCCGATCTGATCGAAGCTTATTACAATCGGGCTTGTCTGTGCTATGCACTCAAAGACTATCAGGGTGCAGTTGCAGATTACACCCAAGCATTACAAAGAAATCCTCAGTCTGCTACATTTTATAGCGATCGCGCCAATGCTCGCTATGCTCTGGAAGACTATCAAGGAGCAATAACCGATTATAATCAAGCTCTGGCTATAGACCCTAGTCGGGCTGAAGACTGGTATGATCGCGGTCGTAGCCTTTCCATTCTGGGAGAGTTAAGCGCCGGATTGGCTGATTTGAACCAAGCCTTACAACGTCAGCCTTATTGGGCTTCAGCCTATATGCTGCGGGCTGATATCCGCCTCCGGTTAGCAGACTATCAAGGAGCAATAGCCGATTTCCAAAATTCTGCGGATATTTATCAGCGAGACGGAAATATAGATTATTATCAACAAATTATGGAGGCGATCGCACAAATTGAGCATTCATCATCTTTGTAA
- a CDS encoding CYTH domain-containing protein, with amino-acid sequence MAKEIERKYLLKEDTWRKIAQGIVYCQGYIATKDQTTVRVRIVGNQGYLTIKGPSVEYSRLEFEYPIPVEDAQEMLNTLCQKPFIEKIRYKVEWDGLIWEIDEFDGLNKGLIIAEVELSDENQQISLPPWIGEEVSHDPRYFNSYLVRNPFSKW; translated from the coding sequence ATGGCTAAAGAAATAGAGCGTAAATATCTACTCAAAGAAGATACTTGGCGAAAAATAGCTCAAGGAATTGTCTATTGTCAAGGATATATAGCTACAAAAGATCAAACTACTGTACGTGTGCGGATAGTAGGAAATCAAGGTTACTTGACTATTAAAGGGCCTAGCGTTGAATATTCAAGGTTAGAATTTGAGTATCCCATTCCTGTAGAAGATGCTCAGGAAATGCTAAATACATTGTGTCAAAAGCCTTTTATCGAAAAAATTAGATACAAAGTAGAATGGGATGGTTTGATTTGGGAAATAGACGAATTTGATGGTTTAAATAAAGGACTGATTATCGCAGAAGTCGAACTCAGTGATGAAAATCAACAGATTTCACTACCTCCTTGGATTGGCGAAGAAGTATCCCATGATCCTAGATATTTCAATAGCTATTTAGTAAGAAATCCCTTTTCAAAATGGTAG
- a CDS encoding P-loop NTPase family protein, protein MVSQLETSSVNSSLSLTYPVEGLVQVFTSTQRNFFTDVIAQSLRIAGQGTPVLVVQFLKGGIRQGQDRPIQLGQHLDWIRCDLPRCIDTPHLEEAEDQALQKLWQYTQQVVNESKYSLVVLDELSLAINFGLIPETQVLEFLAQRPPHVDIILTGTQMPKSLLDVADQITEIRRSHRP, encoded by the coding sequence ATGGTTTCCCAATTAGAAACTTCCAGCGTCAATTCATCCCTCAGCTTAACCTATCCAGTTGAAGGACTAGTGCAAGTTTTTACTAGTACACAACGTAATTTTTTTACCGATGTGATCGCTCAATCCTTGAGAATCGCTGGTCAAGGTACACCAGTATTAGTGGTACAATTTCTCAAAGGCGGGATTCGTCAAGGTCAAGATCGACCCATTCAATTAGGGCAACATTTAGATTGGATTCGCTGTGATTTACCTCGCTGCATCGACACACCGCATCTAGAAGAAGCCGAAGACCAAGCTTTACAAAAGCTGTGGCAATATACACAACAAGTTGTCAATGAGAGCAAGTATTCTCTCGTAGTTTTAGATGAATTAAGTTTAGCGATTAACTTTGGCTTAATTCCCGAAACCCAAGTTTTAGAATTTCTCGCACAACGCCCCCCTCATGTCGATATTATTCTGACAGGAACCCAGATGCCGAAATCTCTCTTAGATGTAGCAGATCAAATTACCGAAATCCGTCGTAGTCATCGGCCTTAA
- a CDS encoding VOC family protein yields MKYEYTEALVTIASVKHENLVNFYRELLNKEPSSLIPNIYAEFQLPGVRLGIFQPQKNHISAFSKSANSQISLCLEVSNLEQAIAHLTDLGYPPPGEISTASHGREIYAYDPDGNRLILHQR; encoded by the coding sequence ATGAAATACGAATATACTGAAGCACTAGTTACCATAGCATCTGTTAAGCATGAAAACTTGGTAAACTTCTATAGAGAATTACTTAACAAAGAACCATCATCTCTCATTCCCAATATTTATGCAGAATTTCAACTTCCTGGTGTAAGATTGGGGATTTTTCAACCTCAAAAAAACCATATATCAGCATTTAGCAAATCAGCAAACAGTCAGATAAGTTTGTGTTTAGAAGTGAGTAATTTAGAACAAGCGATCGCACACCTGACAGACTTAGGCTATCCACCCCCCGGCGAAATCTCCACAGCATCCCACGGTAGAGAAATTTACGCTTATGACCCCGATGGCAATCGCTTAATTTTACATCAAAGATAG
- a CDS encoding RNA-guided endonuclease InsQ/TnpB family protein, whose translation MQLVERHIIQRNHPHYQEIDQLCFAAKNLYNYANFHIRQSFILSQKYLDYNCLAKQLKSTEPYQALPAKIAQQVLLGLHRNWLSFFAAIKVYTENKSKFLGRPKLPKYKHKDKGRHLLVYTAQSVSKPKMKAGVIHLSKTQIDIPTKVDYVHLNQVRIVPKIDHYVIEAVYEKQELDYDLDSNAIAAIDLGIDNLAALTSNQPGFLPVLVSGRIIKSINRYYNQRKAKLQSLLPSHQKTSKQLQSLTKKRNFRVDDYLHKASRLVIDHLVKQGLGTLVIGQNLLWKQNIDLGKRNNQNFVCIPHNRFVQQLIYKAKLVGIKVLISEESYTSVASFLDQDIIPTYGKADAKEVKASTSLGFNTERSRSVKFSGRRIRTKLYKAGNGKLIHADVNGSLNILRKVVPTAFSLGIGGVVVRPVGIIPGKQMA comes from the coding sequence ATGCAGTTGGTCGAACGGCATATAATTCAACGAAATCATCCCCACTATCAAGAGATTGATCAGTTATGTTTTGCTGCTAAAAACCTCTACAATTATGCTAACTTCCACATCCGCCAAAGTTTTATTCTGAGTCAAAAATATCTAGACTACAATTGTTTAGCTAAACAATTAAAATCTACAGAACCATATCAAGCCTTACCCGCAAAAATCGCCCAACAAGTATTATTAGGATTACATCGCAACTGGTTAAGTTTTTTTGCCGCAATTAAAGTATATACAGAAAATAAATCCAAGTTTTTAGGCAGACCAAAATTACCCAAATATAAACACAAAGACAAGGGCAGACATTTATTAGTTTACACAGCCCAGTCTGTGAGTAAACCCAAAATGAAAGCTGGTGTAATTCATCTGTCAAAAACACAGATTGATATTCCTACAAAAGTAGACTATGTACATCTAAATCAGGTGAGAATTGTCCCAAAAATTGACCATTATGTGATAGAAGCTGTGTATGAAAAGCAGGAATTAGATTATGACTTAGACTCTAATGCTATAGCAGCGATTGATTTAGGGATAGATAACCTAGCAGCCTTAACATCTAACCAGCCTGGGTTTTTACCAGTTCTGGTTTCGGGGCGGATTATCAAATCAATTAATCGTTATTACAACCAAAGAAAAGCTAAATTACAATCTTTACTACCAAGTCATCAAAAGACATCTAAACAACTGCAAAGTTTAACTAAAAAACGGAATTTTCGAGTTGATGATTATCTACATAAAGCCAGTCGGTTAGTTATTGACCATTTAGTGAAGCAGGGGCTGGGGACTTTAGTAATTGGTCAAAATCTACTGTGGAAGCAAAATATTGATTTGGGTAAACGAAATAATCAAAACTTTGTTTGTATTCCGCATAATCGATTTGTACAGCAGTTGATTTATAAAGCGAAATTAGTGGGGATAAAGGTATTGATTTCTGAGGAGTCTTACACCAGTGTGGCTTCTTTTTTAGACCAAGATATTATTCCTACCTATGGAAAAGCTGATGCGAAAGAAGTTAAAGCCTCGACTTCGCTCGGCTTTAACACTGAGCGTAGCCGAAGTGTTAAATTTAGTGGTCGAAGAATCAGAACTAAGCTTTATAAAGCAGGTAATGGTAAACTGATTCACGCTGATGTCAATGGTAGTTTGAATATCTTACGTAAAGTAGTCCCGACAGCATTTAGTCTAGGGATAGGGGGCGTTGTAGTTCGTCCTGTCGGGATTATTCCCGGCAAACAAATGGCATGA
- a CDS encoding adenylate kinase family protein yields MRLVILGGSGSGKSTQAQKLGSNFDIPQISTSQMLRDAIADVSDLGSYAQPYVTKGELVPDEIMISFIRLQLQKPEVNHGWVLEGYPRTAFQAEELDFLLDDLGQKLDWAIYLQVPEAIMVSRSLGRSLPDDQPEIVQRRVELFYDRTIPILEYYDRRRRLLTINGDQLPEMVQQNISTLLSIP; encoded by the coding sequence GTGAGATTAGTGATTTTGGGAGGTTCAGGATCGGGGAAAAGCACCCAAGCGCAAAAGCTTGGCAGCAATTTTGACATACCGCAAATTTCCACAAGTCAAATGTTAAGAGATGCGATCGCTGATGTTAGTGATTTAGGTAGCTATGCACAGCCCTATGTGACAAAAGGTGAGCTAGTCCCCGATGAAATCATGATTTCATTTATCCGTTTGCAACTGCAAAAGCCGGAAGTTAATCACGGTTGGGTATTAGAGGGTTATCCCCGGACTGCGTTTCAAGCTGAGGAATTGGATTTTTTGTTGGATGATTTAGGGCAGAAGTTAGATTGGGCTATTTATTTACAAGTCCCCGAAGCTATTATGGTTAGTCGCTCTTTGGGGCGTTCTCTTCCAGATGACCAACCGGAAATTGTCCAGCGCCGGGTAGAATTATTTTACGATCGCACTATTCCCATCCTAGAATATTACGACCGTCGCCGCCGCCTGTTGACTATCAACGGCGATCAATTACCAGAGATGGTACAGCAAAACATTTCGACTCTGCTTTCTATCCCCTGA
- a CDS encoding pentapeptide repeat-containing protein translates to MDVNNFLQRYASGERDFDQVDLSRANLGGAILHKVNLSGANLSKANLNKAHLEEANLTNADLSTTYLTAANLEGANLSGANLHKADLDRANLRAANLTNANLEGANFRNATLPDGTVSD, encoded by the coding sequence ATGGATGTCAATAATTTTCTACAACGTTATGCTTCTGGAGAACGAGATTTTGATCAGGTTGACTTGAGTAGAGCTAATCTAGGCGGAGCAATTCTACATAAAGTTAATCTGAGCGGTGCAAATCTGAGTAAAGCCAACCTAAACAAAGCCCATCTCGAAGAGGCAAATCTCACTAATGCAGATTTAAGTACAACTTATCTAACAGCTGCCAATTTAGAAGGCGCTAATTTATCAGGAGCAAACCTACACAAAGCTGATTTGGATCGTGCCAATTTACGAGCAGCAAATTTGACTAATGCCAACCTGGAAGGAGCAAATTTTCGCAACGCAACTCTCCCCGATGGTACTGTTTCAGATTAG
- the ytaF gene encoding sporulation membrane protein YtaF, whose protein sequence is MSDLASVLILSIAVSLDSFGVGVTYGMRRISIGFKSLAVITLCTATTLLLAMGLGNAVSHLLPLQWAERLGGVILLGIGAIAVLNNFRSRRQQSIQKRSSFPEPPQTKVKPSRSRWSTWKPLRVILDIWESPIAADFDNSGDITDLEAVALGFSVSLDSFLAGIGAALMGHSIWLTTVIISGMSGCLIYLGLQLGIVLSNNRLLNRLSYLPGILLILLGLSKFV, encoded by the coding sequence ATGTCCGATTTAGCATCTGTGTTGATCCTATCGATAGCGGTGAGTTTAGATAGTTTTGGGGTGGGTGTCACCTACGGAATGCGCCGCATCAGCATTGGTTTTAAATCTCTAGCAGTAATTACCCTGTGTACAGCTACGACACTGCTACTGGCGATGGGTTTAGGTAATGCAGTCAGCCATTTGTTGCCTTTACAGTGGGCAGAACGTCTGGGAGGAGTGATATTATTGGGAATTGGCGCGATCGCAGTGTTGAATAATTTTCGCTCTCGTCGTCAGCAATCAATCCAAAAAAGGTCTTCATTTCCAGAACCTCCGCAAACAAAAGTAAAACCATCCCGGTCTCGGTGGTCAACTTGGAAACCCCTGCGCGTGATCTTAGATATCTGGGAATCCCCCATCGCCGCCGATTTTGACAATTCGGGGGACATCACCGATTTAGAAGCCGTAGCCCTTGGTTTCTCCGTCTCTTTGGACTCCTTTCTGGCGGGGATTGGGGCTGCTCTCATGGGACATTCTATATGGCTAACCACAGTGATTATATCCGGTATGAGTGGATGTCTGATCTATTTGGGGCTACAACTTGGTATAGTTTTATCTAATAATCGGTTACTCAATCGCCTTTCCTACTTACCTGGGATTTTGCTAATTCTGCTAGGACTTTCAAAGTTTGTCTAA
- a CDS encoding LL-diaminopimelate aminotransferase produces the protein MATINDNYLKLKAGYLFPEIARRVNAFAEANPDAKIIRLGIGDVTEPLPAACRTAMIQAVEEMGDRTTFKGYGPEQGYAWLREKIAAHDFQARGADIDASEIFISDGSKCDSGNILEIFGNNNIIAVTDPVYPVYVDTNVMAGNTGDANEKGEFGGLVYLPISADNNFKAEIPSQKVDLIYLCFPNNPTGATATKEYLKAWVDYAKANNSIIFFDAAYEAYITDPALPHSIYEIEGARECAIEFRSFSKNAGFTGTRCALTVVPKTLTAKAADGSDVELWKLWNRRQSTKFNGVSYIIQRGAEAVYSEAGQAQIQALVSFYLENAKIIREQLSAAGLAVYGGVNAPYVWVKTPNNLSSWEFFDKLLQTVNVVGTPGSGFGAAGEGYFRISAFNSRENVEEAMKRITEKFKV, from the coding sequence ATGGCGACGATTAACGACAATTACCTGAAGCTGAAAGCTGGTTATCTGTTTCCCGAAATTGCGCGGCGGGTGAATGCCTTTGCAGAAGCTAACCCTGATGCTAAAATTATCCGGTTGGGCATTGGCGATGTGACTGAACCTCTGCCAGCAGCTTGCCGTACAGCGATGATTCAGGCTGTGGAAGAAATGGGCGATCGCACTACCTTTAAAGGCTATGGTCCAGAACAAGGTTATGCTTGGTTAAGGGAAAAAATTGCCGCCCATGATTTTCAAGCCAGAGGCGCTGATATCGATGCCTCAGAAATCTTTATCTCCGATGGTTCTAAGTGCGATTCAGGCAACATTCTCGAAATTTTCGGCAACAATAACATAATTGCAGTTACTGACCCTGTATACCCCGTCTATGTAGACACTAACGTGATGGCGGGTAATACCGGGGATGCTAACGAAAAAGGCGAGTTTGGTGGTTTAGTATATCTACCGATTTCGGCTGATAATAACTTCAAAGCTGAGATTCCTTCCCAGAAAGTCGATTTAATTTATCTGTGTTTCCCCAATAACCCCACTGGTGCAACTGCTACCAAGGAATATTTAAAAGCGTGGGTAGATTATGCCAAAGCGAATAACTCGATTATTTTCTTTGATGCTGCTTATGAAGCTTATATCACCGATCCGGCTCTTCCTCATTCAATATACGAGATTGAAGGCGCAAGGGAATGTGCTATTGAGTTTCGTTCTTTCTCTAAAAATGCAGGTTTTACCGGAACCCGTTGCGCGTTAACTGTTGTACCCAAGACGCTGACAGCAAAAGCGGCGGATGGTTCCGACGTAGAACTGTGGAAGTTGTGGAATCGCCGCCAATCAACTAAATTTAATGGCGTTTCCTATATCATCCAACGGGGTGCAGAAGCGGTTTACTCCGAAGCAGGACAGGCGCAAATTCAGGCTTTGGTGAGTTTTTACCTAGAAAATGCCAAAATTATTCGTGAACAACTCTCAGCAGCCGGATTAGCTGTATATGGTGGAGTAAATGCACCTTATGTATGGGTCAAAACTCCGAATAATTTATCTAGTTGGGAATTTTTCGATAAGCTGCTGCAAACTGTGAATGTAGTGGGTACGCCTGGTTCTGGTTTTGGGGCTGCGGGTGAAGGTTACTTCCGCATTTCGGCTTTTAATAGTCGGGAAAATGTCGAAGAAGCTATGAAGCGGATTACCGAAAAGTTTAAGGTTTAA
- the dcd gene encoding dCTP deaminase encodes MLKNDIWIIEQAKLGMISPFETSLVRQIEDRRVISYGLSSYGYDLRLSPTDFRIFRHIPGTVVNPKRFNPDNLESIALQTDEDGSFFIIPANSYALGVSLERLRIPANITVICIGKSTMARCGIIANITPAEASWEGFLTLEFSNASSADCRVYANEGVLQLLFLEGEPCQTTYAERFGKYQDQPQTVTIAKV; translated from the coding sequence GTGCTGAAAAATGATATATGGATTATTGAACAAGCCAAACTAGGGATGATTTCGCCATTTGAAACTTCTCTAGTGCGCCAGATTGAAGACAGGCGAGTAATTAGTTACGGTTTGTCTAGCTATGGCTATGATTTGAGATTATCTCCCACAGATTTTCGGATTTTTAGACATATTCCCGGTACAGTTGTCAATCCCAAGCGGTTTAATCCTGACAACTTAGAATCTATTGCACTGCAAACCGATGAAGATGGATCCTTTTTTATTATTCCAGCCAATTCTTATGCTTTAGGTGTTTCGCTGGAACGATTGCGGATTCCTGCCAACATTACAGTTATTTGTATTGGCAAATCCACAATGGCGCGTTGTGGGATTATTGCTAACATAACTCCTGCGGAAGCTTCATGGGAAGGTTTCTTGACTCTAGAATTTAGCAATGCTTCTAGTGCAGACTGTCGCGTTTACGCTAATGAGGGTGTGTTGCAGCTGCTCTTTTTAGAAGGGGAGCCATGTCAAACAACTTACGCAGAGCGCTTTGGAAAGTATCAAGATCAACCTCAAACTGTCACCATTGCCAAGGTTTAG